The following coding sequences lie in one Apium graveolens cultivar Ventura chromosome 3, ASM990537v1, whole genome shotgun sequence genomic window:
- the LOC141712147 gene encoding protein PLANT CADMIUM RESISTANCE 7-like: MSRPDEENQDEQGEEQFDDQTADHGDYNLIPQHQPQQFQQVNQNPPVSQKPQAKPEDWNTELFGCLEDPSNALITAFFPCVTFGQIAEIIDNGHSKCTSQGVFYGAMWGCLVGMPCFVSYTYRTEMRRQYQLTGTPAPDLLIHCFCHPCALCQEYRELRHRGFDPSIGWQGNLSLQQQNYPMTPPANPGMMHK; this comes from the exons ATGAGTCGTCCAGACGAAGAGAACCAAGATGAACAAGGCGAGGAGCAGTTTGATGATCAGACTGCTGATCATGGAGATTACAACCTAATACCTCAGCATCAACCTCAGCAATTTCAACAGGTTAATCAAAATCCACCAGTTTCTCAAAAGCCACAGGCTAAGCCTGAGGACTGGAATACTGAATTATTTGGTTGCCTGGAGGATCCGTCAAATG CTCTAATCACAGCATTCTTCCCGTGTGTGACATTTGGACAAATCGCGGAGATCATTGACAATGGCCACAGTA AATGCACGAGCCAGGGAGTGTTTTATGGTGCGATGTGGGGGTGTTTAGTTGGAATGCCATGCTTCGTTTCATACACATATCGGACGGAGATGAGGAGGCAATACCAATTGACGGGGACTCCTGCACCAGATTTGTTAATTCATTGCTTCTGCCATCCCTGTGCTCTTTGTCAAGAATATAGAGAGCTTCGCCACAGAGGATTTGACCCCTCTATTG GATGGCAGGGGAACTTATCCTTGCAGCAACAGAACTATCCAATGACACCACCGGCCAACCCTGGAATGATGCATAAATAG